Proteins encoded in a region of the Wolbachia endosymbiont (group A) of Anomoia purmunda genome:
- the purM gene encoding phosphoribosylformylglycinamidine cyclo-ligase — protein sequence MNTYIRSGIDIELYNKLIKEVKPIAQETTREEVISEIGSFSALFDFAALSKKYDHPVLVSSTDGVGTKLLIAQEVNKHDTIGIDLVAMCVNDLLAQGATPLFFLDYFATGVLSKDVLLSVVQGIAKGCKQAKIALVGGETAEMPGMYGNNHYDLAGFVVGVVDRKQILPNCSMMEAGDYIVGLESSGIHSNGFSLVRHIFKSLGINYNDTSLWNNKSWSEILLEPTKIYVDSLLPIMPKVKGIAHITGGGLVDNIPRILPKNLFANIDINSWKWPDIFLWLTKEGKIEKKEMLKTFNCGIGMVLIVSSENMQNVKNHFQKRGEKIEIIGKLDEACNSPLDRVVFS from the coding sequence ATGAATACTTATATCAGATCAGGAATAGATATTGAACTATATAATAAGTTAATAAAAGAAGTCAAGCCTATTGCTCAAGAAACTACTAGAGAAGAAGTAATCAGCGAAATAGGTTCATTTTCTGCGTTATTTGATTTTGCTGCACTAAGTAAGAAGTATGACCATCCAGTACTCGTTTCCTCAACTGATGGAGTAGGTACGAAACTGTTGATAGCTCAAGAAGTGAATAAACATGATACTATAGGTATAGATTTAGTTGCAATGTGTGTAAATGACTTACTTGCACAAGGAGCAACGCCTTTATTTTTCCTTGATTACTTTGCAACAGGCGTTTTGAGCAAGGACGTTTTATTATCTGTGGTCCAAGGCATTGCAAAGGGGTGCAAGCAAGCTAAAATAGCATTGGTTGGTGGGGAAACTGCAGAAATGCCTGGAATGTATGGTAATAATCACTATGACCTTGCAGGGTTTGTGGTTGGTGTAGTTGATCGAAAACAAATTCTTCCAAACTGTAGCATGATGGAAGCAGGTGATTATATAGTTGGCTTAGAGTCAAGTGGAATTCACTCAAATGGGTTTTCTTTGGTGCGCCATATTTTCAAAAGCTTAGGTATAAATTATAACGATACATCTCTATGGAATAATAAATCTTGGAGTGAAATACTACTTGAACCAACAAAAATATATGTTGATTCTTTGTTGCCTATTATGCCAAAGGTAAAAGGCATTGCACATATAACAGGTGGTGGTTTGGTAGACAATATTCCGCGGATTCTTCCAAAAAACTTATTTGCAAACATAGACATTAATTCCTGGAAATGGCCAGATATATTTTTATGGCTAACAAAGGAGGGTAAAATAGAGAAGAAAGAAATGCTAAAAACATTTAATTGTGGTATTGGTATGGTATTGATCGTAAGTTCTGAGAATATGCAAAACGTGAAAAATCATTTCCAAAAACGTGGAGAAAAAATTGAAATTATTGGAAAACTTGATGAGGCATGTAACTCTCCACTTGATAGAGTAG
- a CDS encoding transporter associated domain-containing protein, whose product MSKKRTLVEKIAYRIFLFLFKKASVLKKCATEALMKNLPDLNIFNGLLKFRDCGIMDIMTPRTEICAVDIESSEREIIKKIKNTCHTKIPIYKNNFDNVIGFFYVKDVIFNRDKNFNLRNIIQSVIFVPPSMKTTNLFVRMNSSKSYLAIILDEYGGTDGLISMTDLIEELIPNIDSENEINSEYTITELSQNKFEVSARALIKDIEEDLKIELRDPEEDYVTLGGLILSIAGKVPSVDEVIKYKNGMKFIIKDANERYINKIVLDLSDYKN is encoded by the coding sequence TTGAGTAAAAAAAGAACCTTAGTAGAAAAAATAGCATATAGAATTTTTCTCTTCCTTTTCAAAAAAGCTTCTGTGTTGAAAAAGTGTGCGACTGAGGCATTAATGAAAAATCTGCCAGACCTTAATATATTTAATGGTCTATTAAAATTCCGCGATTGTGGTATAATGGATATAATGACTCCACGTACAGAGATATGCGCAGTAGACATTGAGTCAAGCGAGCGTGAAATAATAAAGAAGATAAAAAACACTTGCCACACTAAAATACCAATTTATAAAAATAACTTTGATAACGTAATAGGCTTTTTTTATGTAAAAGATGTTATTTTTAATAGGGATAAAAATTTTAATCTGAGAAATATTATACAAAGCGTAATATTTGTTCCGCCCTCGATGAAGACAACTAATCTTTTTGTTAGGATGAACTCTTCTAAATCATACTTAGCTATCATATTGGATGAATATGGTGGAACTGATGGTTTGATTTCAATGACTGATCTTATAGAGGAGCTAATACCAAACATTGATAGTGAAAACGAAATAAATTCAGAATATACCATTACTGAATTGTCTCAAAATAAGTTTGAAGTATCAGCAAGGGCTCTTATAAAAGATATAGAAGAGGATCTAAAAATAGAATTACGTGACCCTGAAGAAGACTATGTTACACTTGGTGGTTTGATTCTTTCGATTGCTGGTAAAGTGCCTTCTGTAGATGAAGTCATTAAATATAAAAATGGTATGAAGTTTATCATCAAAGATGCAAATGAGCGCTACATTAATAAAATAGTACTAGACTTAAGTGATTACAAAAATTAG